Genomic segment of Magnetococcales bacterium:
CCCCGAACCCCGCCGGGGGGGATAATCCCCCCCGGACCCCCGTATGACTGAAAAGCCCAGCATCTTCAGGATGGGCGCGGTTTAGAAACGGAATCATTCGCCTGTCGCGGTGGAGTTGAATCAGGGTGAAACTGAAAAACGGATCCAGGGTGGGCATTGTCGGCGGCGGACCAGCGGGCTCCATGGCCGGTTTTTTCCTGATGGAGCTGGCCGGTCGAGTGGGCCTTGAGCTGCAGGTGGATATCTACGAAGCCCGGGATTTCAGTCGCTACGGCCCCGCCGGGTGCAACATGTGCGCCGGCGTGGTGTCGGAGTCGCTGGTGCAAACCCTGGCCGCCGAGGGCATCAACCTGCCTCCCCTGGTGGTGCAGCGCGGCATCGAGTCCTATGTCCTGCATACCTCGAATCTGGAGCCGGTGGCCATTCCCACCCCGGCGGATGACCTGCGCATCGCCACGGTCTATCGGGGCAGCGGTCCCATGGAACCCATGGACGCGGGCAACCGATGGGCCAGCTTCGACGGCTTTCTGCTGGATCTGGCCCGGGAGAAGGGCGTGCAGGTCATCCACGACCGGGTTATGGACCTCTCCTGGGATGAAGGACTGCCCTGCGTACATACCCGAGGCAAATTGTCCCGGACCTACGACCTGATCATCGGCGCGGTGGGGGTCAACTCGGCGACGCTGCAATCCTTCGAAAACCTGGGCATCCGTTTCAAGCCACCGCTGGTCAATCGCGGCTATCTCTCGGAGATCCATCTGGGTTTGGACGTGGCCCAACGCCATCTGGGCAGCGCCATGCACATCTTTCTTCTCGATATCCCCAATCTGAAATTCGCCGCCCTGATTCCCAAAGTGGAGTATGTCACCGTCTGCCTGTTGGGCAAGGATATCGACAAAGTGATGGTGCAACGCTTCATGGACAGCCCCGAGGTCAAAAGCTGTTTCCCCGTCGGCTTCGAACACAAACCGGTCAGCGGTCCCTGTTGCCTGGGGGAGGCCTGCCACTGCACGCCCCGCCTCAATCTGGGACCGGCCGTCAATCCTTACGGCGACCGGGTGGTGCTGGTGGGGGACAGCGCCATCTCCCGTCTGTACAAGGATGGCATCGGCGCGGCTTACGTCACGGCCAAATCGTGCGCCGTGACCGCCATTTTCCTGGGCATCTCCACCGAGGCCTTCCAGGAACACTACTGGCCCGTCTGCCACCGCATCGCCCGGGACAACCACATCGGCAACCTGATCTTCCGCATTACCGCCCTGTACCAGCACTGGCGCTTCCTGCGGCGCGGTATGGTCAACATGGTGCGGGGGGAGCTGTCCCGGCCCATGGAGCAGCGGGTGATGAGTCGCGTGCTGTGGGATACCTTCACCGGAAGCGCCACCTACCGGGAGATCTTTCTGAAATCCCTGCAACCCCGGTTTCTGTGGAAGCTCTTCCTCGGCACCATGCGGGGTCTTGTGGATTTTTCCAAACGCTTGTCGCCCTCCTGAGCCATTTTACGATTCATGTGTTTTTTTTTCACTTGCCTGGTCCTGCCTCGGGCGAGGCGGGCACATCCGGGATACCCGCTCCCGTCTTCGTGATTTCCCGCAAAATGAACAGACAGGATCCTTGTGGAAACAAACGTGAAGAAGTGGGCAAAGGGATTCGGTTTGGCTTTTCATGCGGAGGGAGACGTTCTATACTGCACCGTCGGCCATGGGGATGGCCGAGATCCATGTTGGCTGGATGATCTTCTTGCTATACGGACGCATGAATCCTTAATATGACACTGATCCAGAGATCGGCAAACAGGAAGACTAAAGGTCAGGTGACTCCCCAAGAGGAGTTGCTCGAAATCCTCATGGGTAATGGCCTGCAGGGTGTCGTGTTGGTGGACGCCCGAGGCCTTATCCGTCGGGTCAACCCCGTGGTGACCCGTTTGACCGGTTACCAGATGGCGGAACTGGAAGGCCGGCATATCCTGCGGTTGTTCCCCCAGGCGGAGGACCGGCTTCTGCTGGACGGTGTGGCCGAGCAGGTTTGGCATGACGGCAACTGGCAGGGCGAAGTGCGTTTTACCAGGAAGGGCGGCGATCCCGGCTCGATTTATGTGCAGATCAACGGGTTATGTTCCCAGACGGAGTCCGGGCAGCAGTTCATCGTGCAGATGACCTTGCCGGCTCCGTCGCGCCTGGCCCAGTCCGGAGGGCTCGCGCCGCAGAGTACGCCGACGGATCCCTTGACCGGTTTGCCGGGCCGTCTTCTCTTTGAAGACCGTCTCGCCCAGGCCATTACCCAGGCCAAGCGTCATAACAAATCCGTCGGGCTGATGCATCTGGACCTGGACCGATTCAAGGTGATCAACGACTCCCTCGGTTACGACCGGGGCGACCAGATTCTGATCGAGATCGGGCAGCGTCTGGCCAAATGCCTGCGCACCAGTGACAGCGTGGGGCGCATCGGGGCCGACGAGTTCGCCCTGCTGCTCTCCGACATCAGCGCCGAAGCCGGGGCGGTGCGCAATGCCAGCATCGTGGCGCGCAAGGTCTACGAGTTTCTTTCGGACCCGGTGGTGGTCGGCAACCAGACGGTCGAAGTCAGCGCCGCCATGGGCATCACCCTCTTTCCTCAGGATGGCACCCACAGCGCCGACCTGATCAAGAATGCCGAAACCGCCCTCTCCCATGCCCGGCGCAAAGGGCGCAACAGCTACCAGTTCTTCTCCTCGGAGATGACCGAAACCGCCAAAAAGCGCTTCGCCCTGGAAAACAGCCTGCGGGAAGCCATTCACGGTGGGCAGTTGCGTCTCTATTATCAGCCCCAGGTGGAGCTGGAAACGGGACGGGTCATCGGCGCGGAAGCCCTGGTGCGATGGCTGCATCCCGAGCGCGGTCTGATCTCTCCGGGAGACTTCATTCCCGTCGCCGAGGAGACCGGGCTGATCGTACCCATGGGGGATTGGGTGCTGCGCACCGCCTGTGAACAGTTGGCTTCCTGGAAAGCCCTGGGCATTCCGCCCATTCGCATCGGGGTCAATCTGTCCGCCATCCAGTTCAAACGTCAGGATCTGGCCAAAAAGGTGGAGGATCTGGTGCGGGAGACCGGCATCGACCCCCAATTGCTGGATCTGGAGATCACCGAAAGCGCCATCATGGACGATGTCGAGCGGGCCATCGACATCCTGAACCGCATCAGCGCCCTGGGCATCAAGCTCTCCATCGACGACTTCGGCACCGGCTACTCCTCCCTGAGCCAACTGCGTCTCTTCCCCTTCAAGACGCTGAAGATCGATCGCTCCTTCGTACTGAACATCGGCAAGAATCCCGGAGATGCCGCCATCGTCTCCGCTATTGTGGCCATGGCCCACAGTCTGGATCAGACGGTGATCGTCGAAGGCCTGGAAACCAAGGAGCAGCTCTCCATCATGAAGGCCCTTCGTTGCAACGAAATGCAGGGATTTCTCTTTTCCGCGCCGGTTCCGGCGGAGCAGTTGACCCGCATGTTGATCGAGGGCAGACACCTGGAGGATTCGGGTTCGGTCAACGACCTGTACCCCACCAAGGGAGCGGTCACGGGGCGGGACGTGTAACGAGTGTTTCCGGCCTGTAAAGATTATGTTGACGTGAAACGGGGTTAAGGGGCATTCTGCCAGCGGTCTGCGGAAACGAAACGGTCATGTACCGTTGCTCTTTCTGGTGGCAGGAGAGTCTGCTTACCGGCATTCAATGACGGAACGGCCAGTTTCATTCGGGAAACGAGATCATGTTGTCGTTAAGCGACGGAGATTTTCTGCGGAAACTCGACAAGGATGAGGTCAACGAGTTGCCGGTGGTCAAATGGACCGGTCCGATCCATCTGGTTGCCAACGACGACCATGTTGCCGCTTCCGTTGCAGCCATCCGGCAGGAAAAGGTGCTTGGTTTCGATACCGAGACCAAACCAACCTTCAAAAAGGGTCAACAACACCACCCTGCTTTGGTGCAATTGGCGGGCGAGGAGTCGGTCTTCCTCTTCCGCATCGGCTGTCTGCGTCAGTTGGAACCCCTGCAGCAGCTGCTCTCCGATCCCGCCATTCTCAAGGTCGGGGTGGGCTTGGGACAGGATGTGGCCCAGCTTCAGGCGGTGTTGCCCTTTTCTCCGGGAGGCTTTCTCGATCTGGGGGAGGAGGCGCGCAAGGCGGGTTTGAAAAATCGCGGGTTGCGCACCTTGGCGGCGGGATTCTTCGGCGTTCGCATCTCCAAAAGAGCCCAATGCTCCAACTGGAGTACCTCGAAATTGCAACCTTACCAGATCTCCTATGCCGCTACGGATGCCTGGATCAGTCGTGAAATCTACCTGACCATGGAACGGCTGGGTCTGCTCGACCCGGCTTTTCAGGCGGAAATGGTTCCTGAATGAGCCTGACGGCCAGTCTCTCCGTCCTGATGCATTCAGGAACGTTTTCGATCAGTCGATAAACCCCGGTTTCGCCAGGATCGCGTGGATGGCTCGAATCGATAATAAGATCGTTGCGCTGTACCCGTCTCCGGTTAGGAGCCTGGCAGAAATAACTTGTACGGATTGTGCCGGATTTTGGTTTATCCGCAAGGCGGCGAAATGGGCGCATAGGTCGATAGGTAACCAT
This window contains:
- a CDS encoding EAL domain-containing protein codes for the protein MTPQEELLEILMGNGLQGVVLVDARGLIRRVNPVVTRLTGYQMAELEGRHILRLFPQAEDRLLLDGVAEQVWHDGNWQGEVRFTRKGGDPGSIYVQINGLCSQTESGQQFIVQMTLPAPSRLAQSGGLAPQSTPTDPLTGLPGRLLFEDRLAQAITQAKRHNKSVGLMHLDLDRFKVINDSLGYDRGDQILIEIGQRLAKCLRTSDSVGRIGADEFALLLSDISAEAGAVRNASIVARKVYEFLSDPVVVGNQTVEVSAAMGITLFPQDGTHSADLIKNAETALSHARRKGRNSYQFFSSEMTETAKKRFALENSLREAIHGGQLRLYYQPQVELETGRVIGAEALVRWLHPERGLISPGDFIPVAEETGLIVPMGDWVLRTACEQLASWKALGIPPIRIGVNLSAIQFKRQDLAKKVEDLVRETGIDPQLLDLEITESAIMDDVERAIDILNRISALGIKLSIDDFGTGYSSLSQLRLFPFKTLKIDRSFVLNIGKNPGDAAIVSAIVAMAHSLDQTVIVEGLETKEQLSIMKALRCNEMQGFLFSAPVPAEQLTRMLIEGRHLEDSGSVNDLYPTKGAVTGRDV
- a CDS encoding 3'-5' exonuclease domain-containing protein 2; the protein is MLSLSDGDFLRKLDKDEVNELPVVKWTGPIHLVANDDHVAASVAAIRQEKVLGFDTETKPTFKKGQQHHPALVQLAGEESVFLFRIGCLRQLEPLQQLLSDPAILKVGVGLGQDVAQLQAVLPFSPGGFLDLGEEARKAGLKNRGLRTLAAGFFGVRISKRAQCSNWSTSKLQPYQISYAATDAWISREIYLTMERLGLLDPAFQAEMVPE